ATGACTTCTAGCTATCTATCAATCACACACATTCAcatactaattaaaataaatgaaaagccTGTTCTTATCCTCATGACTTGCTAGTTTCTAGACACGCGTAATTGCTAGTTCCATTTTATCCTATATATGAAATCTATATTAATGTATGGTGTTAAATATATGGTGTTCAAGCAGGATTTAGTGGAAGAGTGGGACTACTATGCCGTCCCACTTTTATTGCGATACGACCggtggttttttttgtttttttaatttttacttttcatattttttaatgtatttaaatatttttaaaaaataaaaaaatacataaatatacttaaaattactttcttaattattaagtaaaaaaaaacacattttaacCAGCGATCAAATAAAACGGTCAAAATAGAGAGGCAAAGTTGCTTTGAAAATTTCAAACATGATGATTATATATGCAAGTGGTGgggaaaaatgttaaaataaaagtttctttTAAGTACAATGCAATTAATtgtaccaatatatatatttttttattcggcaatttaattattaagatttttttcaagtttttatttgaagttATGAAGTCATGTATGAATGCTGCAGgatatataaactatttttgATCTATGACTTGAGATCCTCGATTTCAATCTAAATTTTATGAAGACGAGAAATCATTATTATTTGCGAGCTTAATGTAAGATGAtgtatacattatatatatatatatatatatatatatatataaatttatactGATAAAACTTGTGCAAATCTTAGAGCTTATAgattataacttttataaagtaaagagaaatgataattgcagttgtgagtgtgcaagcgtcattcaattactttgaaaaaaatgaataaatacgaaactcacataaaaagaaattaattttttaatagtagaccctactctttttcaaagtgactgcataACGCTTGTACACTCTAcgactatatgtaacattactctttgtGGAGCTATCTTGAAACATCTGATGTTTGAATTGAATTTGATAGCCCAATGCAAAGTGCATGGTCTAGTAACGAGAGGTTGAAGGTTGAGGAGTTAGAGTTAATAGCTTATATGATGAGAATGATCAGATATGGTTAAGAAgaaactttctatttttttttaaacaagtttgAGCACCCGATCATGGtgtttcaaattacaaaacaagGATTTGAGGATTTCACATTAACTCAGAATCATCGACAAGAGCATaaacacacaataaatactgaGAGAAGCTTGGTCAATTGGAAGAAGCCAAATGATATGGTAGTTAAAGCCAATTGGGATGTTGTTGTGGATATATAGTCAAAGAAAGTGGGAATTGGAATTATAATTAGAGATGTTGAAAGGGACACATCTTGGCTTCTTTGTGCTTAAATATTAATCATATCATGAAACCCATCATAGTAGAAGCCATTGCTTTGCAAAGAGCAATGGATTTATGTATTGAGCTAGGCTACAATGTGTGGTTTTGGAAGGTGATTCCCATATAGTAGTTAAGGCTACAAACAATACTGAAGACATATACAGATTATAGAACTGTGATTGATGATGCACGAAGCATGCTCAATGAAATATCAAGATGGAGTGTCACTTTCACATATAGAGAAGCTAATGATGTAGCTCACAAGCTTGCAAAGCTAGTTCTCTCCTATTTAGAAGAGAAGGTGTGTGTAGAGGAAGGTCCTATGCTAAATTTGAATTTAGTTGAgtgaaaatattgtaatgaccgattattttgatttttattaataaaattatatcttttatttaaaaaaagtataacaATAGATGGTACAACTAAAAAGGAAGGgaatagagagagatagagagagagagagagaggcagggTGATCTGAGATTTTAATGATAGAGGCTCATCTTATTTGATTCTATGGCACTACAAGGGTTTTACTTGCACCCGGCCCCCCATGGGCAGGGGTTTGCCCCCCAGAATCCCCACTGCATATCGGGAGCGGGCCCCCATCCTTATTTCGAGGTTGGGGGCGGATCCATGGTCCTCCTTCGCCTACCTATGACTGGCCCAaccgaaaaaaataaaaaaataaattcaaacgtAAGGTGGAAATGAATAAAGTTACAAAATACCACAAAGATACCATCGAATCAGAAACAATGAACAAAccaacaaaattacaaaatacaacAACACAACAATGAACAAAGTTACAAAATAGAAATCAAATCCACAACAATACACATCGAAATAGAAGGATggaaacaacaaaagaaaaaaaccaaaactaacaaaaacaaaaacctaaaCAAAATACACATCGATTGCAAAAGGGAGAGAGGGTCTGAGAGATtaagaagaaaaggagaggaggaGTTGAGGAGAAGGATGAAAAGAAGATGACGTGGGCTATGCCGTCGTGGCGActatgagagggagagagggcaATGGCATAGAGAGccgagaggaaagagagagagagagagggggggaggAAGATTGAATAGAGAATAAACTGCATGGGAGGGGGGAAGGGTTGACTTAATtccaaaacgacgtcgttttgacattttttttttaatatttgttattaaaacGACATTGTTTTGGTAACAAATAgttatacatatacatatatatatatatatatatatatatattgagttggGCTTAAGCCCAGCTCGGGGGGCGGGCCCCCGCACTTGCACCCTCTTCTCCCTATGGATGAGGGCTCCCGCCCCCACATGGGATGGGTGGGGTTGCCTACGCCGCCCAAACGAGGCGGGGCGGTGGACACAGATTACCCCTATGGCACTATAAATTTGCATTGGGACGAAAggctttttattaatttcaatcGATCGAAACAAAAGAGAATATTGTAACAATGATATCACTGATCAATTGGATGAGAGAAAAGATTGAGAAGTAGATTGAATCCTGATCCACACAAAAAAATGATGCATTAAATGATTGTAAAAcgtgaaataataaatattagaaaaaaaaaaatctaaactaaaCCTACGTACAAAGATTCCTCGAAATTTTTAGGATATGTCGTTTTCACATTAAATAGGTAGAATTTAGCcacatttttcaatatataattaatttagttatGCTATTATAAGAGTTCTATACATATCCTCCTTAcgttatttaatttgatttaaaagataaaatttaatatttaaattttataaattaaattttattatttaagtgatgtggatgaAGTACTCTACATACGTGCTTGATAATATAATGACTCTAAATAtataatcttatatttatatttatattctaaaataacaaattaatatcaACGATAGCTAGAATTCATTAAAATCAGTTATAAAGCTAAATTCCAtcgacattaaaaaaaacaaagaatggTATTTATATAACTCGTGATATATATGGTATCATCATACACAATGCAGTATAAAAATTAACTAATCCGAACATTACAACATCTTTATTAATAagtacttttatatatatcatgtgcaGCATGTTAAGATCTCAaccatttaattttaaaaaagctAGCAATTAATATGAAATCTTCTTACTATATATACTGTAccatagaaaatataaaaaatccttGATAAGGATAatacttcaatatatatatatttctatatatttcgGCCCCGTTTGGATGCCCAGATGAGATACATTTGAGCTGTACTCCATCTTTCATCTGCCCATCCCAATGAtagaatacaaaattttatcttatctttgatTTTTCAACCATCGTTACAGTAATGATACAGTATCGTTACAGTTGATTTGTTGCAAAGTTTCATCTACCTCTACAGTACTGATACAGTACTACTACAGTATGCTAACtatcacatttttaatatatataactatctattagaattatttattttattgtaatatataattagaaaaatatatttcaaattttataaaatatagtataataaataggtcataaTTAGTTCTATAAAAAgtcataattagaataattttgtttaacaAAGAAATGCgttcatatttgaaaatattgaaataatcatGGCtaactacaaaaaatatattttggaaaattcaaaatatttataagtttttaaattaataatagatattacttgtttttaatatattcataatcttttctgtccaataattaaaaataattttcaataattggTAGGACCAAttactttatcaaattcttaaaaaattaaaatcattttatctcatctcactatctaaatacacttttttttataaaatatctcatctcatctcatctcgttatctaaatacatatttttttataaatcatctcacctctcatcttaactaaaaaattttattattatttaaaatatctcatatctGAATTACATTTAACGCGACCTTAGATTTAAAATGGTTCATGAATTTTAGAAAGGTCCTTCTGGTCGCTAGCTTGAATTCAGAGACATTTATTACTGTTTTGTTCTTGTTGTTGAAAGTTTTCACTGACCCATCGAAAACATGTGATGGTAAACAGCAggataaaaacaagaaaagctttcaaaattcaaagttgGCTTTTATTCTGTAGTCTGTGCAAAGATATTGTAGTTTTCTTCTATGCCAACCGGGCAATGCTAGGGATAAAAACAAGAAATgctagtgattaaaaaaatattatttaataatattgtaaattttattttttttaaatatttaaaagtgttaaaaaataatgtgaaaaaaataaaaaaatacttttaaatatctttttaaatcatctttttaatatttttaaatatatattttttaaaaatttacaatattactaaataatattttcttaattactaaataaaaaaaataaaaaattagaacgGAATAAATCCAATCATTTTCCATTCCAAAATATCAGCTGTTGTAGTCATAAATTTGCCTTTAAGAGGGCCCAAACAAGAAAAGTTATTATAATAAGGCTGCTGCAGCCTGCAAGGACAATTCGGCATGCCCCCCATCTCCCTCGTTATCATATTTCATttctgataaaaataaataaatactctGCTTTTTCATCAATTCTCGAGGTCCATGATTCGATGTCCTTAAAAAATATACGGGACCAGGACTTTTATCGAATACGAAAGTGGACATATTTCTAcagtatttaataattaatttttcacaCTGAAATTGATTCcaatttcttaataataaacagtgagtgagttttatttatctttaacagaaaactctttttttttttgataagaacATTTGGTACAAGAGAACACAGGAAAAGTCATGGGTGGTCAGGTGGTGGGGTTGGTTTTCGAAAAAATTCCAACAATAGTAAAGAATTTATATTATGAGGAAGCCAAGTATAATGCCAGATTCCTTTGGATCCTACGAATTAATTTGatgtgttttattattattttatttttggtttttgcttctaactttttttttttttttttttttctaattgggTCTTTATTTTTCAACCTCAAACCTCAGAATCCACAGTCGTCTGCTAGATTTTCTTTCCAAAGAACAGTGCCATCCCACATCATTATAGGGCATAGGCTAACAACCCAAGTGGATCTGAGTTATGTCTTTGATTGGTTTCTAAAACCATGAATTCTTGATAGGAAGCCAGAGgagtttctttttttcactCCACTGAAAAGCAAATAATATTCATCAGCTGGGTCAGCTTGAAAAGTGGGAACCAGTGCCTTTGGAGTAAGGGGTTGATAACTTGATGACCTTCCAAATTCTATAAGATCAGTTAAAGAGTTGCTTGTTGGAAAATGGCTAATGGCTGTCAAACCCGAGATGGGGTGCCAGAGAACCTAAGAAATCAGCTTGCTGTTGCTGTGAGGAGTATCCAATGGAGTTATGCAATTTTCTGGTCGCTGTCAACAACAGAACAAGGGTACTGCCTCTTTCTTATTTTGATGTATCGTTTCCTTTCTTCATTTGGCCATGGTGCTTCATTTCCTTTCGCCAGTTTTCTCTGGTGCAATCTGGCTTCTTTACttcaatatcaatatttttatagattccTGGAATCTAATATAAATGATCACCATCTGTGTTTAGTTAATTGGAGAAGTGCCATCCCAAAATGGGAACTTTCCTTTTAAGCAAAACTCAGAGTAGTCCTTGtaaatattgtttgtttttctgCAACAGATGGTATAAATATGTTATTCTGCAGAAGAAATTGatgaaagtatgctaagtaGCATATGGGTATCTGTTAAGAACAGATGCTTGACCTGCAGGCTGCAAGTCATTGTTTTCAAGCTCAACAATTTCTTTCTGGTGAAACCTTGACTACCTAGTCCATGAATATGTAATTGAAAGTGGCATATAGGAAAGGAAAGTGAGATAACAAGGCACCCGCTTGAGCTTAAATCCATCTCAAAAGTTATTTCCTTCTTGTAAAGAATATATCTTGAAaaggaaagttgaaaatttgtaaaatgaaaatttggaaatgaaatttgaaactgTTTGTAGAGGCGAATGTTATTGTTTGGCCAGGAATTCAAACGATTTATAACCATGTGCTATTATGCCCCTGGGTACATGTGGTTCACTTAAACAAATGCCTTTTGACATAAAATACTCAAGGTACATATGTTTTCCTTCATATTTTTTGTTGCTTACTTAAGGCGATGCGTTGTGATTAATATTTTCAGGGTACTGGAATGGGCTGATGGGTACTATAATGGTGACatcaaaactagaaaaacaGTCCAAGCCATGGAACTTAAGGCTGATAAAATAGGCTTACAGAGAAGCCAGCAATTGAGAGAGCTTTTCCAGTCTCTCTTGGAAGGCGAAACCGAACAAGCAGCTAAAAGGCCCTCAGCAGCATTGTCACCGGAGGATCTCACAGATGCTGAGTGGTATTACTTGGTTTGCATGTCCTTTGTCTTCAGTCCTGGCCAAGGGTACCTATCTTTTTCTCTGATAATATGGATATATTATTAAACAGTACATCCTGATGTAAATTTCTTAATCAGTTCCATTAGTTTATACTTCATATGTTTCATACTTTGATATTTCGATCATTCTTCCTGCTTTTCTTGCACAGTTTGCCAGGAAGGGCATTAGCAAATGGTCAAACCATCTGGTTATGCAATGCTCAATATGCGGACAGCAAAGTATTCTCTAGATCTTTGCTAGCCAAGGTTGGTTTTCCTTGGCAGATATCTGTTTCAAATTTGTGACTGTTTCAATTGGTAATTTAGTCAATTCATATTGCAAGCAGCTAAAGAAACTGACTTTCTGTGTTTCTCTGTAAACTTGTTTTCGTGTAACTGCGAATTGATCAATGCTTTCAGAGCGCATCTATTCAGGTATGATAATTTGTCTTTGTAAATCTATAACATAACTGTAACCTTTACCACTTGGGCAATATCCTTTTGTACTTTTTGAAAATAGTTTCTGTTTTCATAATTGGGATAAGACAGGCCACAGTTCAGGTTTTTAGGGTGACTGTCTTTTCTACAATTAAGGATGTCCCAAAATGATATTTAGTTTCATGCTTTATTTGTTCCCTCTGCTTGTACGTTAACGTTAGCCATCAGATATGTCCAGagtaatacatatataattagattACTTTTGGATTGGAGAGAACAATGTATATATTCTACTGGGGTTTGCTGGATTTGACTCATTCTACACGCTGTTAGATACCAACACCCTTAACACAATTTATACAACTTAGGCAGATGCTCAAATCCAGATATGTTTAGGGCTAGCTAAAATCTAAGACGCTATTACtgtataataattatactcAGGGAACTATGCCTTCATTTCTGGTTTGGGACATTGTTGTGATATAGTTTGTTGTGTCTGCTTTGCAGACTGTGGTATGTTTTCCTTATCTGGGGGGTGTGATAGAGCTGGGTGTGACCGAACTGGTAATATTTGTGGAACTTTTCCTCATTGTATAGCATACAAATTTAGGCAGCAGTACAACTGATTTAGTATTTTGCTCTTGTCTGTACTCTTTTAGGTCACTGAGGACCCTAGTCTCCTTCAACACATCAAAGTTTCCTTATTAGAGTTGTCAAAGCCAGTATGTTCCGACAAATCTTCCTCTGTTCCTCATAAAGCAGATGATGACAGAGATCCAATGTGTGCCAAGGTTAATCAGGAAGTAATGAACACTTCTCCTTTGGAGAACCTATATTCCCCATCCGAAGAAATCAAGTTTGATCAGGAAGGAATCAATGAATTAGGTGGAAATATCAATGAGGAAATCAACATGGATTCTCCTGATGATTGTTCCAATGGCTGCGAGCACAATTACCAGACAGAAGACTCTTTCATGCTTGAAGGTCTAAATGGCGGGGCTTCTCAAGTTCAGAGCTGGCATGCCATGGATGATGACTTCAGCAATGGAGTTCAAGATTCCATGAATTCCAGCGACTGTATATCTGAAGCTTTTGTGAATCAAGAAAAGCCTCTCTCTACTCTTAAGCGAGAAGATAACCACACTCATTTGAAGGAACTTCAAAACTCCAATCACACAAGACTAAGTTCCTTGGATCTTGGAGCGGATGATGACTTGCAGTACAGAAGAATTCTTTCTTCTATTCTGGGATGCTCACCTCGGTTGATTgaaaaatcatgttttcaaTATAGTGATTGCAAAACCAGTTTTCTGAGTTGGAAGAAAGAAGCAATTGGTAGTGCTTATAGGCCACAGATACAGCAGAGAATACTAAAAAAGATACTATTCTCGGTCCCTCTTATGTATGGTGGTTGCTCTCTTAGGTCCCAGAAAGAAAGTGGTGGAAAAGATTGGCTTTGGAAATTGGAAAGGGATGATATTTGCATGGGACATGTTTTGTCAGACAATAGAAGAGAGGATGAAAACTTTCTGGTCCTCAGGTCAATGGTTCCTTCTATCACTGAGGTAATTCAATTGCGATTTTCTGGAGGTTATATTAACCTTGGTCATGACTAAAAGATCATATTCTTTTCTAGGATTCTttcacttttgaaaaaaattctctccttttttgtggaagtctctctctttgttctttttttttttttttttttttttttttttgtctttagtGAATGGAAGTCTCAAATATTCAAAGCCTTCAAAAAATGAAATCTTTGATAAAATGCATTTACGTTCTTTGGTTTGCCAAGTGATCAAATGGTGGGCTTGGAATGAGTTGTAGACTGATACATTCTGTGTTAGATTCTGCACAAGGAGTTCCCCTGTATTGCCTGATACATGGTTCTAATGGGTTGAGTCATGTATTCAGGTTCTACTCCCCAGAGATGGGTCCAGTTGGCCATGCCTTTATGAGGTCTcacgtcataaaaaaaaaaaaaaaaaaaattatgttatctGGTTTATTCGCAAGTACTGACAGTGCAgtaatttctcaaattatttcCTGGGAGTCAACTGAATTGAGTCTCCCTCTATGTTTTATTCTAATGTACTGGATCATGCTTATGCAGATTAACAAAGCATCGATTCTTAATGACACAATCAAATACCTGAAAGAGCTTGAGGCAAGGGTAGAAGAGTTGGAATCTTGCATGGCTTCAGTAGATTTTGAAGCAAGAGCCAGAAGGAAATACCTTGATATAGTAGAGCAGATTTCTGATAATTATGATAGGAAAAAGATTGATAATGGCAGGAAACCTTGGATAAACAAGAGGAAGGCTTGTGACATGGATGAAACTGACCCAGAACTCAATGAAGCTGTTCCTGAAGATGGCCTGCCATTAGATGTGAAAGTCAGCATAAAAGAGCAGGAGGTTCTGATAGAGATGAGATGCCCTTACAGGGAATATATTTTGCTCGATGTCATGGATGCGATAAATAATCTGCATTTGGATGCATACTCAGTTCAATCATCTTCTCCTAATGGCATTCTGACATTGACCTTAAAATCTAAGGTTTGGCCTTCATGCTTATGTAGGGAGACTTCAGTGACTCCCTTCCgtggctcttttttttttttttttttttttttttttttttttttaaatttttttttaaaatttttattaacgTCCATAATTTAGGACAATCAGGATGCTTTTGGACATTTTGTTCAATGAATAATGACTCCTGATGGTAGGTATTATGATTtctaatgaaaaaataaagtgaaGGTGACAAGGTACTGGTTAAATCTTACTAATATAAAAAAGGTACTGGTTAACTTTGCTCTCATTCTGTAAAAGTACTAGCTAGTATCTACTTCATTTTGTATGACTTCAAAATGATATCCGTTATTTGCTGCACCCTATACATATATCCATTAAGGAAAATCTCAGAACCATAGTGACCATTAGAAGTTAATTTTCCTTTGAAGTTGCTTCAAAATTCAATATCAACAATTGATTTTGATTCTTTTCAACTTGGTTTCAGTTTCGAGGAGCAGCAACTGCACCGGTGGGAATGATCAAACAAGCACTTTGGAAAATTGCTTGTAAGTGTTGAGAAGCGATATTGAAGATAATTATTGTCAACTCTTATATTTAGGATTTCTCAGGCTGGTAGTCATAGTTTCTTGAGTTGTTGTGTAGTTATAATTGGAGAACTTTGATCTTCTACCTAACATGCATTCCAAAATCACTTCTCAACCTTAAGTAGCAAATGAGCTTGACCAATGGCTTGTCTGAACGGTTGAGAATGAAACCCTTCAATGTAATTTATGTACCATCAGCTAATGTTTGAACCTCTCATTGAAGTGTTTTAACTTGTATGATAGTTTGTTCGGTTTCGTCATGGAATTTAGCTGATTGTTCTTAATGTAAGTGCTAATAAATTCTACTTTCTTGTTCTTAACATTAATGTGCATCTTTCTTCATTCTCGGTTGCCTAGGGAGAAGAACGATCTTAATTTTTACTGATATTCTGCAGAATACCAATCCTCATACTAATAACAAGAGAATGCTTGCAAAGCCTTCTAGATAACTCATACAATTTATGTGCTTGCT
Above is a genomic segment from Juglans microcarpa x Juglans regia isolate MS1-56 chromosome 1D, Jm3101_v1.0, whole genome shotgun sequence containing:
- the LOC121265049 gene encoding transcription factor EGL1-like isoform X1, which encodes MANGCQTRDGVPENLRNQLAVAVRSIQWSYAIFWSLSTTEQGVLEWADGYYNGDIKTRKTVQAMELKADKIGLQRSQQLRELFQSLLEGETEQAAKRPSAALSPEDLTDAEWYYLVCMSFVFSPGQGLPGRALANGQTIWLCNAQYADSKVFSRSLLAKSASIQTVVCFPYLGGVIELGVTELVTEDPSLLQHIKVSLLELSKPVCSDKSSSVPHKADDDRDPMCAKVNQEVMNTSPLENLYSPSEEIKFDQEGINELGGNINEEINMDSPDDCSNGCEHNYQTEDSFMLEGLNGGASQVQSWHAMDDDFSNGVQDSMNSSDCISEAFVNQEKPLSTLKREDNHTHLKELQNSNHTRLSSLDLGADDDLQYRRILSSILGCSPRLIEKSCFQYSDCKTSFLSWKKEAIGSAYRPQIQQRILKKILFSVPLMYGGCSLRSQKESGGKDWLWKLERDDICMGHVLSDNRREDENFLVLRSMVPSITEINKASILNDTIKYLKELEARVEELESCMASVDFEARARRKYLDIVEQISDNYDRKKIDNGRKPWINKRKACDMDETDPELNEAVPEDGLPLDVKVSIKEQEVLIEMRCPYREYILLDVMDAINNLHLDAYSVQSSSPNGILTLTLKSKFRGAATAPVGMIKQALWKIACKC
- the LOC121265049 gene encoding transcription factor EGL1-like isoform X2, whose translation is MANGCQTRDGVPENLRNQLAVAVRSIQWSYAIFWSLSTTEQGVLEWADGYYNGDIKTRKTVQAMELKADKIGLQRSQQLRELFQSLLEGETEQAAKRPSAALSPEDLTDAEWYYLVCMSFVFSPGQGLPGRALANGQTIWLCNAQYADSKVFSRSLLAKSASIQVTEDPSLLQHIKVSLLELSKPVCSDKSSSVPHKADDDRDPMCAKVNQEVMNTSPLENLYSPSEEIKFDQEGINELGGNINEEINMDSPDDCSNGCEHNYQTEDSFMLEGLNGGASQVQSWHAMDDDFSNGVQDSMNSSDCISEAFVNQEKPLSTLKREDNHTHLKELQNSNHTRLSSLDLGADDDLQYRRILSSILGCSPRLIEKSCFQYSDCKTSFLSWKKEAIGSAYRPQIQQRILKKILFSVPLMYGGCSLRSQKESGGKDWLWKLERDDICMGHVLSDNRREDENFLVLRSMVPSITEINKASILNDTIKYLKELEARVEELESCMASVDFEARARRKYLDIVEQISDNYDRKKIDNGRKPWINKRKACDMDETDPELNEAVPEDGLPLDVKVSIKEQEVLIEMRCPYREYILLDVMDAINNLHLDAYSVQSSSPNGILTLTLKSKFRGAATAPVGMIKQALWKIACKC